The following nucleotide sequence is from Chondrinema litorale.
CTACTTGCTAACAGTAGTCAAAAAGCTAAAACAGCTGCAATCTCGTGGGTAGTAGCAGCCATATTTAGTTCAATCTTTTTTGGGTGGGTAGAACTTTAAATAGACATGGAAGTGCAAGCTTATTATACCCAAAAGAAAATGAATCTACCCATTCGTTTTTTTGGTCTAACTTCTGAGCAGTGGTTTACCACTGCTTTTATTCCATCAGTGTGTTTAATAATCAATCAATGGCTTTTGATAATAATTATTCCTTTGGTGATACTCTTTACTAACATTTTAAGAAGACGCCAAGAAAAGCTTGGTCATAACATTGATTACACAAGTAGTGCATGGGTATTTTTCCGATCTCCCAAACATATTGTAGATACTAGTTTAACATTAAAAAAACTTATTTCATGACTGAGCTTAGAGGTACTGAATTTGCCAAAGTTTGTCCCATTCAAGAAATCAAACATAATTGTTTGGTAAATGGTAATGGAGACATTACTTATGGTTTTCGTTTGGAATTACCAGAAGTCTTTACACATTACATTGAAGATTTCAATCGCATTTACGAAGGTTTTAATCATTTACTTCACCGCTTAAAAGCAGGAACTTTGGTTCATCAACAATCTTTTTTTTATGTTGAGCCTTTTGAGCTGCCAAGTGATTATCACACGACTATGTATACTGGTCAAGCAAATCAAAGATATTATACTTTTAGACCTGTAATGCGCCAGTATGTGAATCTTTATGTAACCTTCTCTAACAGATATAGTAGTGGGCGCATATCACCTATACAAGATAATCCATATATCAGGGCATTAAGTTATATGTACCGTCAACCTTTTAAGAAAGTAGATCAATACATTGCAGAATGTGAAGTAGAGTATCAAACAGTTAAAAATGCTTTAAATATGATTCCGCATATTAAAGCGATTCCGTTGAAAAGTATTGAGTTACTCAATGCTTTTCACGATTATTTTAACCTTACTTATGATGCACCATCAACAGATGCAAGAGAAGCTATTATTCAAAATATGGATTTTGGTAGGGCAGGAGAATATTTTAAAGTGGGTAATCAGTTTGTGAAAATATTATCACTTACTAAAGAAGGTCAAGAAGTGGGTTCATTTTATAATACTGATAAAATGTTTTCTCCAGAAGTATATCAAAATGGAGTAAAAGTACCTTCAATAATCCGATTGGGAAGTACAATGTCATTTCCAATAAGTCTGGGTTTACCTGTAAATCATGTTCTAAATATTTCAATTGAGGTGCTTGATAACGAAAAAGTGATGTTTAAGAAAAATCAGGAGAAAATGATGTTGAACTTCCTTTCTGTATTTGGTATAGAATCAGCCATAGACAAACAAGAAGATTTGTATCGATATATTAAAAACATTTCACAGGAAGAGTACAGAGCATGTAGATTATCAGTAAATGTGATATTGAATCATGACGATGAAAAGGTATTGAACAGATATGCAAACCTTACCCAATCAGCTTTTGGCAATATGAAAAGTGCTCATGCAGTAGTTGAAAACAGAGATATTGCTAATCTTTTTTTCTGTAGTTGTCCTGGAAATATGAAAGCTAATTACCGTACTTTTTTTAGTACTACTGAACAGGCAGTTAATTATCTCCATACAGAAGGACATTACAAGTCTGATCCAGAAGGAAGCATATTTACAGATCTTTTTGGGCGACCAGTGTTATTCAATATCAAAAATCCTCCGAAAAATATAGCCCCATCTAATCATGCTTTTATTGTGGGTAAAACCAGATCTGGAAAAAGTTTCTGGTTACAAGGTCAAATTGAAGAATCATTAGCGAGAGGTGAATATGTATTTCAGTGCGATATTGGAAATAGCTCAAAGAATTCTGGAAAGTTTAATCATGCAAAATATCTTGATTTACAGGAGAGAGATAGTTTTGGTACTAATTTGTTTTTAACATCCAAAGATACTTATGGAAAGTATTTATTAGATGATGGTAAGGCATTGTTCTTAAGAACTATTTTAACCATGATGTGGAAAAGGGATGAAGGTATTACACCAGATACTGAAGCTATCCTGATTAATATGATTGCCAAATATTATAGTGATTATGTGAATGATCAAGAAGTAAATCCAGAAATAACAACATTCTTCAATTACATCAATGAGTTTGAAGGAAAATTGACCAGTGATAAGAAAAGGCTTTTCGATTTTACTTCTTTTAAAACAGTATTAGAAGCCTATCTGCCAAGTGGGACATATGGATTTTTATTCAATCATAACAATGCACTCACTGTACATGAGCCACTTGTGATTTATGATCTAAAAGCTATTGAAAATGATAGTACGCTTTTACCACTTGTGGGAACAATTATGATGCAACAAGTTAATGAAATGATGATAGCAAACCCTAGTCGTGATAAGCTATTTATTATTGATGAAGCTCATAAAATTTTTCTATCTCCTGTGTTGGCTAGGTTTGTAGGATATTCTTATGCAACGCAACAGAAGCATGGTGGAAGGGTCTATACAGGAACTCAAGGAGCAGAAGATTTAGAGAAGCTAGCCAAAGTGGGTGTCGCCAATCAAATTAAAGACAATACTGAAATACTTGTGCTTTTTGATAACCAATATATTGATAAGAAAAGAGAAATACTCGATTTAACAGATAAGGATTTACGACTATTGAAAGGAATGGAGACTGGAGGTAAAGAACGTAGGCAATTCTTTGTGAAAGTAGGTAAAGGCATCGGTTCTATATCCAAGTTATTTTACTATGATGTATCTCCAGTAACTCGAAAAGTCTATTCCAGTGTAGGCAGCGAAAAAGCAGAAATTAAAGCCTTAGAAGAAAAGTATGGTAATATCAGAGCTGCCATTAACCAAGAAGTTGAGAATGCTCAAGTACAATAATGAAAATTCCATATAAAATGAGAAAATACATTTTAATCATCATAATAGGAGCTTTGAGTGTACAAAGTAACTCATCTCTTGCGCAAGGAGTAGTATCAGCTCCAATATTAGAATCTCAAATGGGGACTCAAAACGGAATAGTATCAGCGATGAATGCTACAATTGCAGCAATGGAAAAAGCAGAAGCTAAGGTTAGACAAGCATTACAAAAAGTAGAATGGGCAAAAAACCTTCAAACAATGCGTCGCTTATTAACAGTCATAGAGGGTACAGTTTGTACGACAAAAGATCTTACATTAAATATGGATGCTGCTGCAAGTAATTGTTTTGTTAGTTTTAATTACGATGTAGCAATAGTTAAAATGACAGCTTCAATTGACTTTGTTAATATAGTTCTCATGAGTGATGTTTTGATGACTCAAAGTGATAGAATTAAAACGATGAATGATGCGCTGGTTTTATTTGAAGAAGCTCAACAGACTTTAGCTGAGTTAAATCAGGCCGTAAACCAGCTAAGAAATAGTTTAGATGAAGAAGGAGATTGGAAAAAAGCTGCCATTGAAATGAGCAGTTTATCTCGCTATTAGTAATTCAATTTGTATTTAATACTTATTATAAACTCCTGAAAACAAAATTCAACTGATATGAAAGATGTGATATCAGAAATGCTAAAGGCTGATATAGTTACTAATGTAGTAAGTGATCATACTGTGAAAATGATCATAATATCTGGATTAGTGGCTAAAGTATTTTTTATGATAGATTTAGGACACAACTACTTAAAAACTACACTGCAAACAAGTGGAGAGAAATACTTTGATGTTTCAAGAGTAATTAAAGGATTTATTGTAATAGGTATCATATGGGCTTATTATCCAATTTTCAGTTTCGTAGATTTTTTGATAGAGGCAATTAATACTGCTACAGCTCCTGATATGAACGATATTGTTGAAAATGTAAAGTTGGAGAATGTTGGTGTTTTAAATCAAGAAAAGGCTGAGGCTTTATTGTCTGGAGAAGAAATATTAAAACCAGATGGTACCAAAATGAATGCTTGGGATGTATTGATCAATCTAAATTACAAAAAGATAATTTTTTTACTTATCGATAGCATATTTGTTTGCTTGTGTTACATCGTAGGGACCTCAGTTCAGATTTTCGCATTAGTATCTCATAGAATACTGTTCACACTTGGTCCATTTGCATTGGCTTTTTCTATTTTACCTTATTTTGAAAAGGCAAGATTACGTTGGATGGGAGCTTTTGTACAGACATTATTTGTATTTACAGTACTACATATTTTAAATGCCAATGTGTATGAGATTATGCTTACAAATCTTTTACAAACTGGAGACCCACTTAGAAATGATGTAAAACTGACAGAAGTTATTGGACGGTTAGGATTGAATGTATCCATCTTTGGTTTATATGTTTCGGCATTTTATTTAACAGGGTTAATTATAGGTACAGGAGATACAATAGGTCAAGCTTTTAATTCTTCCATGACACTCACCTCCAATTTGATACAAGCGACTCCAGTCGGCAAAAAATTGGCTGCTTTTGGTCTTAAGGTGAAATAGGGAAATTATCAATCTTACAGTCCAAATCTATTTTTTTATGAAAACTCGAAGAGAGATTACTAAAGTACCTGCCTTAAAAGATGTACTTTCATTACCAAGATATAAACGCGATTTTGATTTATTGCGAAATATGTTGTTAGTTTTTTCTGCAGCTTGTATGCTAACAGTGGCAATAATCTATATGCAATATAAAAATGAGGTGAATGAGGCTTATAGTCGGTGTATTAATACTCCATATCAAAGAAAGTTTCAATATATGAATCATGTGGAAAAAGTTTATAGACTCTGTTTTGCTGCAAAAAGCTCAAACTATGAATATCAGCTCATACAAGCAGAAAGCCTTCTTAGTGAAGGCGCTTTAAATTATGTGAAATCTCAACATCAAAAAGAAAAAATGATTGATATTCTAGGGAGTTACACATCTGCAAGAACAGGAGTTCAAATTGATTCTATAGCAATTGATATGAGTACAGATCCAGCGTTTGGAGTAGTATATGGCAGTCAATCTCTTTATATCAATGCAGAAGAAGTAAATAAGCGTAATTTATTTCTGGTCTTCAAAATTATGGATTTGTCCATTAATAATTCTATAAACACAGATGGGGCGATACTTATGGAGATGAAAATAGTAGATATCAGTCCAATATTTTAAATAAAAGCTGGTACATCGGTTTAAATATCTAATGAAAAATATATAGAATACCATGGAATTTTTTAAAGTGAAATTCACAATATTTCGTATAATCATTATAGCTACAGTACCATTACTTTTAAGTGCTTATCAGTTTAGACAAATTAGTGTAAGAGAATCAACAGATACACAAGAAACTTATATTAATAGTGAAAAAAAAGAAGTGCTTGATAAGCAGAATAATGAAGACTTTTTTAAGGTAGCAGAAGATAGAAAGCCAAGTGGTTATAATGAGTTACAAGGTAGATTTAAAAAAGATAGCACATCAGGTTTTTTTAGTTTTTTGTCTCCTAAAGAAAAAACAGAAAGTAAAAAAGAAAATACTGTTACTATGGCTGATTATAGCCAGCAAGAAGTTAATGTTAATCAAGCTAAGTTAAGCAAAAAACAAAAAACAAAAGTCATTCTTGAAACTAGTGTTACTACTCAGACACAAGAAGAAAATAGAAGACCTAAAGCTAAAATATCTTCAGTATCTGATAGTCTATCAGTGAAGCAATCAACATCAAAAATTAGAATTTTCAGAAGGTATAAACAAGGTACTCCAATTTCTGGGAGTCATTCATTTGATAGAGGTAGTATTGAAATAATGGTTCAAGTTTGGGAGAAAACCAAAGTTAGAGATGGCTCAAGAGTGACACTTGTAGTAATAAAAGATGCTATTATTAAAGGGGAAAAAATTAGTGCTGGAACTTTCTTATATGGTATGGTAAGTTTTGCACAAGATAGACTAGAAATTGAAATCCAAACAAATAACTTGGTTTTACATGCATATGATGCTGGTGACAATACAAGAGGTCTTTTTGCTCCTTCCTTAATAGAACAACAATTAGCACGTGGAGCCAAAATTGATGCGATTAATAGTAGTTCAGGTGCAACTATCAATACTTCTGCGATTCCTCTTTTACAAAATGTAACTATTAATGCGGCAAAGAAAAAAATTGCTGAATCATCTATTGTGCTCAATGCAAAAACAGAGGTATTGTTAAAACCTTGAAAGTTTCAATATATACTAATCTTAAATTTTAAGGGATGAAAGATCATAAGAGAGATACTATTTCTATGGTATTTATTCAATTCATTATTATAGGCGTTTTGCTTGTAATTTGGCTAATAGAAATGAACCTAACAACTGATGAGTTTCTAGCAATCTATCATCAGATTCCTGTAGAAATCATTAAGAAGATCTTTTTGATGTTAACTTTTCTGTTGC
It contains:
- a CDS encoding DUF3875 domain-containing protein — protein: MTELRGTEFAKVCPIQEIKHNCLVNGNGDITYGFRLELPEVFTHYIEDFNRIYEGFNHLLHRLKAGTLVHQQSFFYVEPFELPSDYHTTMYTGQANQRYYTFRPVMRQYVNLYVTFSNRYSSGRISPIQDNPYIRALSYMYRQPFKKVDQYIAECEVEYQTVKNALNMIPHIKAIPLKSIELLNAFHDYFNLTYDAPSTDAREAIIQNMDFGRAGEYFKVGNQFVKILSLTKEGQEVGSFYNTDKMFSPEVYQNGVKVPSIIRLGSTMSFPISLGLPVNHVLNISIEVLDNEKVMFKKNQEKMMLNFLSVFGIESAIDKQEDLYRYIKNISQEEYRACRLSVNVILNHDDEKVLNRYANLTQSAFGNMKSAHAVVENRDIANLFFCSCPGNMKANYRTFFSTTEQAVNYLHTEGHYKSDPEGSIFTDLFGRPVLFNIKNPPKNIAPSNHAFIVGKTRSGKSFWLQGQIEESLARGEYVFQCDIGNSSKNSGKFNHAKYLDLQERDSFGTNLFLTSKDTYGKYLLDDGKALFLRTILTMMWKRDEGITPDTEAILINMIAKYYSDYVNDQEVNPEITTFFNYINEFEGKLTSDKKRLFDFTSFKTVLEAYLPSGTYGFLFNHNNALTVHEPLVIYDLKAIENDSTLLPLVGTIMMQQVNEMMIANPSRDKLFIIDEAHKIFLSPVLARFVGYSYATQQKHGGRVYTGTQGAEDLEKLAKVGVANQIKDNTEILVLFDNQYIDKKREILDLTDKDLRLLKGMETGGKERRQFFVKVGKGIGSISKLFYYDVSPVTRKVYSSVGSEKAEIKALEEKYGNIRAAINQEVENAQVQ
- the traM gene encoding conjugative transposon protein TraM, coding for MEFFKVKFTIFRIIIIATVPLLLSAYQFRQISVRESTDTQETYINSEKKEVLDKQNNEDFFKVAEDRKPSGYNELQGRFKKDSTSGFFSFLSPKEKTESKKENTVTMADYSQQEVNVNQAKLSKKQKTKVILETSVTTQTQEENRRPKAKISSVSDSLSVKQSTSKIRIFRRYKQGTPISGSHSFDRGSIEIMVQVWEKTKVRDGSRVTLVVIKDAIIKGEKISAGTFLYGMVSFAQDRLEIEIQTNNLVLHAYDAGDNTRGLFAPSLIEQQLARGAKIDAINSSSGATINTSAIPLLQNVTINAAKKKIAESSIVLNAKTEVLLKP